In Silene latifolia isolate original U9 population chromosome X, ASM4854445v1, whole genome shotgun sequence, the following proteins share a genomic window:
- the LOC141622334 gene encoding putative glycosyltransferase At5g03795, whose amino-acid sequence MSTAVKPPQIFTLRGSLLTLATLTLFSLTFLSLKSLRPPPSAALLHPHTTEFEAAETAEVYHTPEIFRLNYAEMEKKFKVFIYPDGDSKTFYQTPRKLTGKYASEGYFFQNIRESRFRTDDPDQAHLFFIPISCHKMRGKGTSYENMTVIVKDYVESLIDKYPYWNRTLGADHFFVTCHDVGVRATEGLPLVVKNSIRVVCSPSYDVGFIPHKDVALPQVLQPFALPAGGNDIENRRNLGFWAGHRNSKIRVILARVWENDTELDISNNRISRATGHLVYQKRFYGNKFCICPGGSQVNSARITDSIHYGCVPVIISDYYDLPFNDILDWRKFAVVLRERDVYQLKQILKGITDAEFVRLHMNMVKIQKHFQWNTPPIKYDAFHMIMYELWLRHHVIKY is encoded by the exons atgTCAACGGCGGTCAAACCACCGCAAATATTCACCTTACGAGGATCCCTACTAACCTTAGCTACACTCACCTTATTCTCCCTCACCTTCCTCTCTCTCAAATCCCTCCGCCCTCCTCCTTCCGCCGCCCTCCTCCACCCTCACACGACGGAATTCGAGGCGGCGGAGACGGCTGAGGTGTACCACACACCGGAGATATTTCGACTGAATTACGCGGAAATGGAGAAGAAATTCAAGGTGTTTATTTACCCTGACGGTGATTCAAAGACGTTTTACCAGACGCCGAGGAAACTTACTGGTAAATATGCGAGTGAAGGTTATTTCTTCCAGAATATTCGAGAATCTAGGTTTCGGACTGATGATCCTGATCAAGCTCATCTGTTTTTTATCCCTATTTCTTGTCATAAGATGCGCGGCAAA GGGACTTCCTATGAGAACATGACTGTTATTGTGAAAGACTATGTAGAGAGTTTGATAGACAAGTATCCTTATTGGAATCGAACGTTGGGAGCTGATCACTTTTTTGTCACTTGCCATGATGTTGGAGTAAGGGCCACGGAGGGGTTGCCGCTTGTTGTTAAAAATTCTATTCGAGTTGTGTGTTCCCCTAGCTACGATGTTGGTTTTATTCCACACAAAGATGTTGCTCTTCCTCAAGTACTTCAACCTTTTGCTCTTCCTGCTGGTGGTAACGATATAGAAAACAG GAGAAACCTTGGATTTTGGGCTGGCCATCGTAACTCGAAGATTAGGGTGATATTGGCACGAGTGTGGGAGAATGACACAGAACTGGATATTTCAAACAACAGAATAAGTAGGGCTACAGGACATTTGGTGTACCAAAAGCGCTTCTACGGAAATAAATTTTGCATATGCCCCGGTGGTTCTCAAGTTAATAGTGCACGCATCACTGATTCTATCCATTATGGCTGTGTTCCTG TGATTATATCTGATTACTACGATCTGCCATTTAACGACATCCTTGACTGGCGTAAATTTGCCGTGGTCCTGAGAGAGCGTGATGTATACCAGCTCAAACAAATTCTAAAAGGCATAACAGATGCTGAATTTGTTCGCCTACACATGAACATGGTTAAG ATACAGAAGCATTTTCAGTGGAACACCCCTCCGATCAAATATGATGCATTCCATATGATAATGTATGAGCTCTGGTTGCGGCATCACGTCATCAAATACTGA
- the LOC141622333 gene encoding uncharacterized protein LOC141622333 codes for MARRSGGRSARPAPRAAARSPPPQTVNRPPAPAQASGGGSMLGGLGATIAQGVAFGTGSAVAHRAVDAVMGPRTIQHETVGAQEAAPAAAASVADSCGMHSKAFQDCLNHYGSDISRCQFYLDMLSECKRNSGVMGA; via the exons GACGATCTGCCCGACCTGCTCCTCGTGCTGCTGCTCGCAGCCCTCCTCCCCAGACAG TTAACCGTCCTCCGGCACCAGCTCAGGCTTCTGGTGGTGGATCCATGCTCGGGGGTCTAGGCGCCACTATAGCTCAAG GTGTGGCTTTTGGAACTGGAAGCGCTGTTGCTCACAGGGCTGTAGATGCTGTCATGGGTCCTCGCACAATCCAACATGAAACTGTTGGTGCTCAGGAGGCTGCACCCGCTGCTGCTGCCAGTGTTGCCGACTCATGTGGAATGCACTCAAAGGCTTTCCAAGAT TGCTTGAACCACTACGGAAGTGACATTAGCAGATGCCAGTTCTACCTTGATATGTTGTCCGAGTGCAAGAGGAACTCGGGAGTTATGGGTGCTTAA